The genomic interval GCTATGCGCTGATGCGCACCCACACCGCGCTTCACATGCTCGCTGGTGTTATCTGGCGGAACTACGGTGCACAGGTTACCGGTGGCAACATGGAACCGTTACGCGCACGTATGGACTTCGAGTTCGAGAGTATGCGTCGCGAACTGGTCGAAGAGATTGAACAGAAAGTGAATCAAGAAATAGCCGCCGCACGTCCCATTCAAGTCAGCATTCTGCCTCGCGCACAGGCCTTCGCTATTCCTGATCTGATTCGCACCAAGATCAATCTGCTGCCCGAAGGAATCGAGCAGGTACGAGTTGTCGATATTGTCGGCTTAGACCTGCAGGCCGATGGTGGCACTCACGTCGCCAATACGCGCGAAGTCGGCGGCATTAAAATTGTCGACTACAAGAGCAAAGGCAAGCTCAATAAACGGTTAGAAATTACGATCGTTGAAGGATAAAAGCCTTCACAACGATCTTTTTAACTGCTTTTTTGCCTTTTGCCCTAAAAAAACTCGATTCATCCTTGTTTCTACCCTCTTTTTTTCTTTACAATCAGAAAATTATCTTGACAAAAGGCGTATCAATAAACTATTTATTAGCCCGGTTCGGGGTTACGCCTCAAGAAATTAGGGAGAGCTATGGAACTCGACAACGTCGATCGTCACATCTTGTCGATTTTGCAGGAAGACTGCACCCTACAGTTAGCCAAGATTGGTGAGCGTGTAGGGCTCTCTGCCCCGTCAGTAGCCGACCGAATCAAGAAACTCGAAGAGAGTGGCATCATTCGCGGCTACACGGCGATCTTGGATTCCCGCAAGCTGGGAAAAGATATTACCGCTTTCATTGGCGTGTTTATCGATCATCCGAAGTTGATCAAGAATTTTGAACGAGAAATCGACCGCATGGAAGCGGTGCAGGAATGTCACCATGTAACCGGAGAGCACACGGTCTTATTGAAAGTAAAGATCGACAACACTTCCGCATTGGAAGAACTGATTCGCCGCATTCGCTCAATCGACGGCGTGATGCGAACTGAAACTTCGATTGTCTTGTCCACCTACACCGAAGGATTGTGGCTCGATCTGAAAGAACGCCCCAAACCACCTGAATCAGAAAAGTCCCATAAAGGACATGGAGAGACGGTCGTACCACTTAAGTTGCGGCGTGGCAGTTAACGAAAAAATTGCAGATTGTGGATGAGGGATTAGGGAGGAGGGGTTGCGGATTGGCGAGAAAAGTAAAAGGAAGAATGTTCCAAAGAGTGAAGAGTGAAGAATTCAAAAAGGAAACCTGAGCACCCATATCACCCGGATTCCCCTTCCTACATTCTTAATTCTTCATTTTTAATTCTGCATTGTTCCAGAGAAGGGAGCGCGCACTATGACACAGATCGGTATTCCTCCCAAACAAGGCCTGTATGATCCACAGCACGAACACGATGCCTGTGGCATGGGTTTCGTGGTCAATATCAAAGGGAAGAAATCTCACACGATTGTCGACCAGGCCTTAACTGTTTTAGCCCATTTGGATCATCGTGGTGCGCGTGGCTGTGAAGAAGCAACCGGTGACGGCGCAGGAATTTTGTTCCAAGTTCCCCACACCTTCTTTCAGCATACATGTGCAGCGCTGGATATTCGCCTGCCGGAAGCCGGACAGTATGGTGTCGGCATGTTCTTCCTCCCGCCAGATGCTGAACAGCGCCGCAGTATTGAGCAACGCGTCGAAACAATCGTCCGCGAAGAGGGGCAAACAGTCCTTGGCTGGCGAGATGTTCCTGTCGATAACAGCCAGTTAGGAGCATCGGCAAAAGCCTGCGAGCCGATGATTCGCCAGTTGTTCATTGGTCGTAC from Deltaproteobacteria bacterium carries:
- a CDS encoding alanyl-tRNA editing protein; translated protein: MSTWLFQTDSYLREFTARVTAMQENRLALDQTAFYPTGGGQPCDHGSLSADGQQWAVTNVRRDGDEIWHEVEGTPPAVGTTVTGSITWDRRYALMRTHTALHMLAGVIWRNYGAQVTGGNMEPLRARMDFEFESMRRELVEEIEQKVNQEIAAARPIQVSILPRAQAFAIPDLIRTKINLLPEGIEQVRVVDIVGLDLQADGGTHVANTREVGGIKIVDYKSKGKLNKRLEITIVEG
- a CDS encoding Lrp/AsnC family transcriptional regulator translates to MELDNVDRHILSILQEDCTLQLAKIGERVGLSAPSVADRIKKLEESGIIRGYTAILDSRKLGKDITAFIGVFIDHPKLIKNFEREIDRMEAVQECHHVTGEHTVLLKVKIDNTSALEELIRRIRSIDGVMRTETSIVLSTYTEGLWLDLKERPKPPESEKSHKGHGETVVPLKLRRGS